The Bacillus horti genome includes a window with the following:
- a CDS encoding phosphocarrier protein HPr — protein sequence MKEKVFTITAEAGLHARPATLLVQAVGRYSSEIHLEYKERSVNLKSIMGVMSLGVPHKAEIKITVDGHDEEEAMQGIIDTMKKEGLGE from the coding sequence ATGAAGGAAAAAGTATTTACGATAACGGCTGAAGCTGGTCTTCACGCTAGACCAGCTACTCTACTCGTTCAAGCGGTAGGAAGATATTCAAGTGAAATTCATTTGGAGTATAAGGAACGCTCTGTGAATTTAAAATCGATTATGGGTGTTATGTCTCTTGGTGTCCCTCATAAAGCTGAGATCAAAATTACAGTAGATGGTCATGATGAGGAAGAGGCTATGCAGGGAATTATTGATACGATGAAAAAAGAAGGCCTAGGAGAGTAA
- a CDS encoding PTS fructose transporter subunit IIABC, producing MKITDLLQESTIILDLQSNSKEEVIQELIDKLDFAGKLSNPAKFKEAILAREKQSTTGIGEGIAIPHAKTDAVKHPAIVFGRSRSGLDYEALDGQPSHLFFMIAAPDGANEAHLETLSRLSSLLMNTSFRAELEAANSEREIIQAINKQEEVRLEKEEKNKETSSHNEPIESASKGTNKGGSGASKKKIVAVTACPTGIAHTYMAADALKAKAEELGIEIKVQTNGSGGVKNRLSRADIEEATTIIVAADTKVDMEDFKGKHVLEVPVSRAIRNPAELIEKALKQDAPVYQGGSERKEGQEKEQAGQRKGFYKHLMNGVSNMLPFVVGGGILIAISFIFGIEASDPSHPSYHPLAEALMTIGGGNAFGLMIPVLAGFIAMSIADRPGFAPGMVGGLMASTGEAGFLGGLIAGFLAGYLVLGIKRAFQGLPQALEGIKPVLLFPLFGILITGAIMLYVVIEPVKALNDMLEGWLGGMRSGNLLLLGLILGGMMAVDMGGPINKAAFTFGIAMIDAGQFAPHAAIMAGGMVPPLGLALATTMFKKKFTKAEREAGKTNYVMGATFITEGAIPFAAADPGRVIPSIIVGSALAGGLSMLFSIGLPAPHGGAFVIPIVEGNPLLYVLAILIGSLITALMVGMLKKEVKA from the coding sequence ATGAAGATTACTGATTTATTACAAGAATCTACGATTATCCTTGATCTACAATCAAATAGCAAGGAGGAGGTCATCCAAGAGCTTATTGACAAGCTTGATTTTGCAGGTAAGCTTTCAAATCCAGCCAAGTTTAAAGAAGCTATTCTAGCTAGAGAAAAGCAAAGTACAACAGGGATTGGTGAAGGGATAGCGATTCCACACGCTAAAACAGACGCTGTTAAGCATCCGGCTATTGTGTTTGGACGCTCTAGGTCTGGTCTAGATTATGAAGCTTTGGATGGTCAGCCAAGTCACTTGTTTTTTATGATTGCAGCACCAGATGGGGCGAATGAAGCACATTTAGAAACGTTATCTAGATTATCCAGTCTACTTATGAATACCAGCTTTAGAGCTGAGCTAGAAGCAGCAAATAGTGAAAGAGAGATTATTCAAGCGATTAATAAGCAAGAAGAAGTAAGGCTTGAAAAAGAGGAGAAGAACAAAGAGACAAGTTCTCATAATGAGCCTATAGAAAGCGCTTCAAAAGGAACGAATAAAGGGGGATCTGGAGCAAGTAAAAAGAAAATTGTAGCTGTAACGGCGTGTCCAACTGGTATTGCGCATACGTATATGGCAGCCGACGCTTTAAAAGCAAAAGCAGAAGAGCTTGGTATTGAGATCAAAGTACAAACGAACGGATCGGGTGGAGTTAAAAATAGACTGAGTCGTGCAGATATTGAAGAGGCGACTACAATTATTGTAGCTGCCGACACAAAAGTAGATATGGAGGACTTTAAAGGCAAACATGTGCTTGAGGTTCCTGTTTCTAGAGCGATTCGAAATCCCGCCGAGCTTATTGAGAAAGCCCTAAAGCAGGATGCACCTGTATATCAAGGAGGAAGTGAACGGAAGGAAGGGCAGGAAAAGGAGCAGGCTGGTCAACGGAAAGGCTTTTATAAGCATTTGATGAATGGTGTTTCTAATATGCTTCCTTTCGTAGTAGGTGGGGGAATCTTAATTGCCATTTCCTTTATCTTTGGTATTGAGGCGTCTGATCCTTCACATCCTTCTTATCATCCTCTCGCCGAGGCATTAATGACAATTGGTGGTGGAAATGCGTTTGGCTTAATGATCCCTGTACTAGCAGGCTTCATAGCCATGAGTATTGCTGATCGTCCGGGCTTTGCACCAGGAATGGTTGGAGGATTAATGGCTTCGACGGGTGAGGCAGGGTTTTTAGGTGGATTAATTGCAGGATTCCTAGCAGGGTATTTGGTTCTTGGAATAAAGCGTGCCTTCCAAGGGTTACCACAGGCCTTAGAAGGAATTAAACCTGTATTGTTATTCCCTTTATTTGGTATACTGATTACTGGAGCTATAATGCTGTATGTAGTCATTGAACCAGTAAAAGCACTTAATGATATGCTAGAAGGCTGGCTAGGTGGTATGCGTTCAGGTAACCTACTTTTACTTGGGTTAATTTTAGGGGGAATGATGGCTGTAGATATGGGTGGTCCAATTAACAAAGCAGCCTTTACATTCGGTATCGCTATGATTGATGCCGGTCAATTTGCCCCACATGCAGCTATTATGGCCGGAGGGATGGTTCCGCCACTTGGACTAGCGTTAGCAACGACTATGTTTAAAAAGAAATTTACCAAAGCAGAAAGAGAAGCTGGGAAAACAAACTATGTCATGGGAGCCACGTTCATTACAGAAGGAGCTATTCCTTTTGCTGCGGCAGATCCTGGTCGTGTTATTCCTTCTATTATTGTTGGGTCAGCCCTTGCTGGAGGATTAAGCATGCTCTTTAGTATAGGCCTTCCAGCACCGCATGGTGGAGCATTTGTTATTCCGATTGTCGAAGGAAATCCTCTTCTTTACGTTCTAGCTATTTTAATTGGTTCATTGATTACTGCACTAATGGTAGGAATGTTAAAAAAAGAAGTGAAAGCATAG
- a CDS encoding YheC/YheD family protein: protein MKSKVRSRSITGKLRVHQYLKSDTAIKPYLPKAVSYSLPNLRSMTQQFESVYVKPNVGSLGKGIFRVQRKSDNYELKSSKNVHKYFSTINQVHRYINSQSKKKLFIQQGIDLGKANGQPFDIRSMVQRKPGGPWTFTGMVAKIGKVNKIVTNHYQGGKPVLMDQLYDRLNLMEEGREKASKDIKDLSLKIAHTLNAKHPGMYQMGIDLAREANGKLWILEVNSRHPQFYAFKRMDRKMYNRMFSFAKSIGRYKP, encoded by the coding sequence ATGAAAAGCAAGGTTAGAAGTCGGAGCATTACAGGTAAGCTTCGTGTTCATCAATATCTAAAATCAGACACTGCCATAAAGCCATATCTTCCTAAGGCTGTTTCTTATAGTCTACCGAATCTACGGAGTATGACACAGCAGTTTGAGAGTGTTTATGTAAAACCTAATGTGGGTTCTCTTGGAAAAGGTATATTTAGGGTACAAAGGAAATCGGATAACTATGAGCTTAAATCTAGTAAGAATGTCCATAAATACTTCTCTACCATTAATCAAGTTCATCGATATATCAATAGTCAGAGTAAGAAAAAGCTATTTATCCAGCAGGGTATCGATTTGGGGAAGGCTAACGGTCAGCCCTTTGATATTCGCTCTATGGTGCAAAGAAAACCTGGTGGTCCATGGACTTTCACGGGTATGGTGGCCAAGATAGGGAAAGTGAATAAAATTGTTACCAATCATTATCAAGGTGGAAAACCGGTACTTATGGATCAATTGTATGATCGGCTTAACCTAATGGAAGAAGGAAGGGAAAAAGCATCGAAGGACATTAAGGATTTATCCTTGAAAATCGCGCATACCTTAAATGCAAAGCATCCAGGAATGTATCAGATGGGCATTGATTTGGCTAGAGAAGCTAACGGAAAACTATGGATATTAGAGGTTAATTCTCGTCATCCGCAATTTTACGCTTTCAAACGTATGGATAGAAAAATGTATAATCGAATGTTTTCATTTGCTAAAAGCATTGGAAGATACAAACCGTAA
- a CDS encoding CarD family transcriptional regulator, translating into MFEVGDKIFYPMHGACLIKAIEEKELLSEKQLYFILDIPSQKLKIMLAKDKIDQLGVRKVVNGSTIDQVLSEFNHGETDFTINSNLRFRSNMNKMRTGDIHQGAEVIRDLMRISSKKSLPLGDQNMLSNARDFLVSEMILVLEIPLDQANDLLDQAISKDT; encoded by the coding sequence ATGTTCGAAGTTGGAGATAAGATTTTTTATCCTATGCACGGTGCTTGTTTGATTAAAGCTATTGAAGAGAAGGAGCTATTATCAGAAAAACAACTATATTTTATTCTGGATATTCCCTCTCAGAAGTTAAAGATTATGCTGGCTAAGGATAAAATCGATCAGCTAGGCGTTCGTAAGGTAGTAAATGGGAGCACCATTGATCAGGTTTTATCAGAATTCAATCACGGAGAAACCGATTTTACTATAAACTCGAATCTTCGATTTCGTAGCAACATGAATAAAATGAGGACAGGTGATATTCATCAAGGAGCAGAGGTCATTCGTGATTTGATGCGAATCAGCTCAAAAAAATCCCTTCCTTTAGGGGATCAAAATATGTTATCTAATGCAAGAGATTTTTTAGTTAGTGAAATGATACTTGTTTTAGAGATTCCTTTAGATCAAGCGAATGATTTGCTGGATCAAGCTATAAGCAAAGACACCTAG
- the pfkB gene encoding 1-phosphofructokinase: protein MIYTCTLNPSIDYVMELDEVKLGQLNRSEKVAFYPGGKGINVSRVLKRLGSESVALGYLGGFTGEYIRQFLDQEGIMNRCIELEGTTRINIKLKANQETEMNGTGPQIPESEQFKLLSQVGELTEKDILVLAGSLPTSVPKDFYSKLAEHCLKHNIPFVLDTSGIALADTLRYRPFLIKPNQHELGELVGVPIKTLEDAAKYGKEVLQRGPEYVLVSIGGLGAVLVGKEITAFASVPQGEVINSVGAGDSMVAGFLSVFAKDGNILEAFRQGVAAGSATAFSQDLCTVEKVQELLPYVEVQVKE, encoded by the coding sequence ATGATTTACACGTGTACGTTAAACCCTTCTATTGATTATGTCATGGAGCTTGATGAAGTAAAGCTAGGTCAATTAAATCGATCTGAAAAAGTAGCGTTTTATCCAGGCGGGAAGGGAATTAATGTCTCAAGGGTTTTAAAAAGGCTAGGATCGGAGAGTGTGGCACTCGGTTATCTTGGAGGATTTACAGGCGAATATATTCGACAGTTTTTAGATCAAGAAGGAATTATGAATCGCTGTATAGAGCTTGAAGGAACAACGAGGATTAATATTAAGCTGAAGGCTAATCAGGAGACTGAAATGAATGGTACAGGACCTCAAATTCCTGAATCTGAGCAATTCAAGCTATTAAGCCAGGTTGGAGAGCTGACTGAAAAAGACATATTAGTTTTAGCTGGTAGTCTGCCTACTTCTGTTCCTAAAGACTTTTATTCAAAGCTAGCGGAGCATTGTTTGAAGCACAATATTCCCTTTGTTTTGGACACATCTGGAATAGCTTTAGCGGATACACTCCGCTATCGTCCGTTTTTGATTAAGCCTAATCAGCATGAGCTTGGAGAACTTGTTGGAGTTCCCATTAAAACATTAGAGGATGCAGCTAAGTATGGGAAGGAAGTCCTCCAAAGAGGTCCAGAATATGTGCTGGTCTCCATTGGTGGATTAGGAGCTGTGTTAGTAGGAAAGGAAATCACGGCCTTCGCTTCTGTGCCACAAGGAGAGGTAATAAACTCAGTAGGTGCAGGTGATTCGATGGTGGCTGGATTTTTATCCGTGTTTGCTAAGGATGGGAATATCCTTGAAGCTTTTAGACAGGGAGTAGCTGCTGGTAGTGCAACAGCTTTTTCACAGGACTTATGTACAGTAGAGAAGGTGCAAGAACTTCTACCTTATGTGGAGGTTCAAGTGAAGGAGTAA
- a CDS encoding DeoR/GlpR family DNA-binding transcription regulator — protein MLTPERYRAIMELLEAKKVVKLQEIIDVTAASESTIRRDLSSLEKGRKLKRVHGGAALLQQKGEEPSISEKATKSLQEKEEIAAYAATLIHDGDCIYLDAGTTVYQLIKFIQAKGIKVVTNGLTHLEVLLEQGIDTYVVGGFVKPKTRALIGSGAIETIEGFRFDKSFIGVNGIHEMYGFTTPDPEEAKVKKTVMNMSQATYVLADHTKFQEVTFARIADINQATIITNQLEEYLQTALSSKTTIKVVTS, from the coding sequence GTGCTTACACCTGAGAGATATAGAGCGATCATGGAGCTTCTTGAAGCTAAAAAGGTCGTTAAACTGCAAGAAATCATTGATGTTACAGCGGCTTCAGAGTCAACTATCCGAAGAGATTTAAGCTCCTTAGAGAAGGGGAGGAAGCTGAAGCGTGTCCACGGAGGAGCAGCGCTGCTTCAGCAAAAAGGAGAGGAGCCAAGCATTTCAGAAAAAGCTACGAAAAGCCTGCAAGAGAAAGAAGAGATTGCGGCCTATGCCGCAACCCTCATTCACGATGGAGATTGTATCTACTTAGATGCGGGAACAACAGTTTATCAGTTGATCAAATTCATTCAGGCCAAGGGAATTAAAGTGGTAACGAATGGATTAACTCATTTGGAGGTGCTATTAGAGCAAGGAATTGATACGTATGTCGTAGGAGGGTTTGTTAAGCCAAAGACGAGAGCCCTTATTGGCAGTGGAGCGATTGAGACAATCGAAGGCTTTCGCTTTGATAAAAGCTTCATTGGCGTCAATGGCATTCATGAGATGTATGGCTTTACTACTCCTGATCCAGAGGAAGCAAAGGTCAAGAAAACGGTTATGAACATGTCGCAGGCTACTTACGTTCTAGCCGATCACACGAAGTTCCAAGAGGTTACTTTTGCTAGGATTGCAGATATAAATCAAGCTACAATTATAACCAATCAGCTTGAGGAATATCTACAAACTGCTTTATCTTCAAAAACTACAATAAAGGTTGTGACATCATGA
- a CDS encoding M3 family oligoendopeptidase has protein sequence MKFEDYKYERPDMDQIEKDFMATLEQFKAADHAEQQMKAVDEINKIRKTFYTMLQLCYARHSINVNDEFYKKEQEVMDEISPVMLNLTSKFYEALVEAKFRKELEERWGAQLFRLVEVQLKAFSPEIVPLLQEENKLVTNYNKLVASAKVSFNGGEYTIAQLTPFFEDSDREVRKNANEARFQFNVDHAEEFDGIFDQLVKLRAQMADKLGLDSFVELGYYRMKRVDYDAEMVKKFRKQVEEYIVPITTKLRKRQAERIGVDTLKYYDEDYHFTNGNPSPKGSPEWIIEQGKQMYKELSPETNEFFQFMLDRNLMDLVAKEGKEFGGYCTYFADYESPFIFSNFNGTSGDIDVLTHEAGHAFQVYLSRKHDTVEYFFPTSESAEIHSMSMEYFTWPWMENFFKEDAEKYKFAHLSNALYFLPYGVSVDEFQHWVYEHPEATPAERKAAWRNIEKKYSPDKDYDGFDYLEAGGFWQKQRHIYGSPFYYIDYTLAQICAFQYWAWMHENREEAWDSYVKLCGLGGSMSFTELVKEAGLTSPFEDGCLEGFVKQIDTWLDSVDDKALLK, from the coding sequence ATGAAATTTGAAGATTATAAATATGAGCGTCCAGATATGGATCAAATTGAAAAGGATTTTATGGCTACTCTAGAACAATTTAAAGCAGCAGATCATGCTGAACAGCAAATGAAGGCCGTTGATGAAATAAATAAGATTCGAAAAACATTTTACACAATGCTACAGCTTTGCTATGCACGACATTCAATCAATGTGAATGACGAGTTTTACAAGAAGGAACAAGAGGTCATGGATGAGATTTCACCTGTGATGTTGAATCTCACATCTAAATTCTATGAAGCACTCGTTGAAGCGAAGTTTCGCAAAGAGCTAGAGGAAAGATGGGGAGCACAGCTTTTCCGTTTAGTTGAAGTACAATTGAAGGCGTTTTCTCCAGAAATTGTTCCCTTGCTACAGGAGGAAAACAAGCTTGTTACGAACTATAACAAGCTTGTTGCATCAGCAAAGGTCAGCTTTAATGGTGGAGAATATACGATTGCTCAGCTCACGCCATTTTTCGAGGATTCGGATCGTGAGGTCAGGAAAAACGCTAACGAGGCCCGTTTCCAGTTCAATGTAGATCATGCTGAAGAATTTGATGGGATCTTTGATCAATTGGTTAAGCTTAGAGCTCAAATGGCAGATAAATTAGGGTTAGATAGCTTTGTAGAGCTAGGCTATTATCGGATGAAGCGGGTTGATTATGATGCAGAAATGGTTAAAAAATTCCGCAAGCAAGTTGAGGAGTACATCGTCCCGATCACAACAAAGCTAAGAAAAAGACAGGCTGAACGTATTGGTGTAGATACGCTAAAGTATTACGATGAGGACTACCATTTCACTAACGGAAACCCTTCACCTAAGGGCTCACCAGAATGGATTATTGAGCAAGGAAAGCAAATGTATAAGGAGCTCTCTCCAGAAACAAATGAGTTCTTTCAATTTATGCTTGATCGAAATTTAATGGATCTAGTAGCTAAAGAAGGTAAGGAATTTGGCGGGTATTGTACATACTTTGCTGATTATGAGTCTCCATTTATCTTCTCTAACTTTAACGGCACAAGCGGAGATATTGATGTGCTAACACATGAGGCTGGACATGCGTTTCAGGTTTATTTAAGCCGTAAGCATGATACAGTTGAATATTTCTTCCCAACGTCTGAGTCTGCTGAAATTCATTCCATGTCCATGGAGTATTTCACATGGCCATGGATGGAAAACTTCTTTAAAGAAGATGCGGAAAAGTACAAATTTGCTCACCTGAGCAATGCGTTATACTTTTTACCATATGGTGTTTCAGTTGATGAGTTTCAGCATTGGGTTTATGAGCATCCTGAGGCAACTCCAGCAGAGCGAAAAGCGGCATGGAGGAATATAGAGAAGAAGTACTCTCCTGACAAGGACTATGATGGCTTTGATTATCTTGAAGCTGGAGGGTTCTGGCAGAAACAAAGACATATTTACGGCTCCCCGTTCTATTATATTGATTATACTTTAGCCCAAATCTGTGCTTTTCAATATTGGGCGTGGATGCATGAGAATAGGGAAGAGGCGTGGGATAGTTATGTAAAGCTTTGTGGTCTTGGTGGCTCGATGTCCTTCACAGAGCTAGTCAAAGAGGCTGGTCTTACATCACCTTTTGAAGATGGCTGTCTTGAAGGATTTGTAAAGCAAATTGATACATGGCTTGATAGCGTAGATGATAAAGCATTACTGAAATAA
- a CDS encoding Gfo/Idh/MocA family protein, translating into MSQKVRWGILSTANIGRKLVIPAIQRANNTEVVAMASRGEQVYEAAKELQIPKTYTSYEELLLDPEIDAVYIPLPNHLHKEWVLKAAASKKHILVEKPAGLTAAEVKEMQKACADNGVIIMEAFMYRFHQQHEAVQKWIDEGKIGDVQMMRASFSFQMRDPENNIRMKPEFGGGAMYDVGCYTINSFRYFLGEPTSVVAEAVFNENGVDLTAHGILQFSSNVKGVFDTSFTMSGRNEYEIIGTEGRIHVPYAYRPDAYPEGGSIHLYTDEGQETQQIDHDQYRAQAEHISKCILDGTTPIYSLENTYLNMKVIDAVYESMRKGVRVTI; encoded by the coding sequence ATGAGTCAAAAGGTAAGATGGGGAATTTTAAGTACCGCAAATATTGGCAGAAAGCTAGTTATTCCAGCGATTCAGCGTGCCAACAATACCGAGGTTGTAGCCATGGCAAGTCGAGGAGAGCAGGTCTATGAAGCAGCAAAGGAGCTTCAAATTCCTAAGACCTACACGAGCTATGAAGAATTGCTGCTAGACCCTGAAATTGATGCTGTGTACATTCCACTTCCGAATCACTTACATAAAGAATGGGTGTTAAAGGCAGCCGCTTCCAAAAAGCATATCTTAGTTGAAAAGCCTGCCGGATTAACAGCAGCTGAGGTAAAGGAGATGCAGAAAGCCTGTGCTGACAATGGCGTCATCATTATGGAAGCTTTTATGTATCGATTTCATCAGCAGCATGAGGCCGTGCAGAAATGGATTGATGAAGGGAAAATTGGTGATGTGCAAATGATGAGAGCCTCTTTCTCCTTTCAAATGAGAGATCCTGAAAACAACATTCGTATGAAGCCTGAGTTTGGTGGTGGAGCAATGTATGATGTGGGCTGTTATACGATCAACTCCTTCCGTTATTTCCTTGGGGAACCAACAAGTGTAGTGGCAGAAGCTGTTTTTAATGAAAATGGTGTAGACCTTACGGCCCATGGAATTCTTCAATTTTCTTCTAATGTCAAAGGAGTATTTGATACTAGCTTTACAATGAGTGGTAGAAACGAGTATGAAATTATAGGGACTGAAGGGCGTATTCATGTTCCTTATGCCTACCGTCCAGATGCTTATCCAGAGGGTGGAAGCATTCATTTGTACACGGATGAAGGGCAGGAAACTCAGCAGATTGACCATGACCAGTATAGAGCACAGGCAGAGCATATCTCTAAGTGTATATTAGATGGTACTACCCCGATTTACTCCTTAGAAAATACATATTTAAATATGAAAGTGATCGACGCTGTCTATGAATCCATGAGGAAAGGTGTCAGAGTCACTATCTAG
- a CDS encoding ABC-F family ATP-binding cassette domain-containing protein: MSIFSAEKLYKTYGDKILLNHISFSFAEKQRVGLIGVNGTGKTTLLNVIAKLDSVEEGAFQHAKDFTLEYLAQKPLLDEALTVLEHIYFGDSDTMVALREYEQALLELERDPENEDKVKRLLKKQQKMDQFDAWEANTQAKTILTKLGITDFEKKIQELSGGQKKRVALAKALISPADLLLLDEPTNHLDHETIEWLEGYLSQYPGALLLVTHDRYFLNRVTNHIFELDHGDLYVYEGNYEVFLEKKAEREDREAASESKRQNLLRRELAWLKRGAKARTTKQKARIQRAEQLQEQKGKEINDPVEMNIGSARLGKKVLELKEIGVSFAGKPLFTPFSYLVTPKQRLGIVGPNGSGKTTLLNIMAGRIETDEGQLDVGETVKIGYYTQENVEMDESLRVIEYVREVAEVIHTADGVAVSAEQMLERFLFPRPSQWNYIQRLSGGEKRRLYLLQVLMQQPNVLFLDEPTNDLDIQTLSVLEDYLEQFSGVVITVSHDRYFLDRVVDELITFEKDTHGQNSLHSFMGSYSEYLEASKERKELLEADRRELKKQTQKVEYEQAPPVKLKLSFKEQKEWDQIESVITELEQRLEQLEQEIIQAGSDSMKVNELYEEQTKVTEELEQAMERWTELSMLIEEIEKRKTR; this comes from the coding sequence ATGAGTATATTTTCAGCTGAAAAATTGTATAAAACGTATGGAGATAAAATCCTATTGAATCACATTTCCTTCTCATTTGCTGAAAAGCAAAGAGTAGGGTTAATAGGTGTAAACGGTACAGGAAAAACCACATTACTTAATGTAATAGCTAAGCTAGATTCAGTGGAAGAAGGAGCCTTTCAGCATGCTAAGGATTTTACTCTTGAATATTTAGCCCAAAAACCTTTGCTAGATGAAGCGCTTACGGTTTTGGAGCACATCTATTTTGGGGACTCAGACACGATGGTGGCTTTAAGAGAGTATGAACAAGCGTTACTAGAGCTTGAGCGAGATCCTGAAAATGAGGACAAAGTTAAACGCTTGCTTAAAAAGCAGCAGAAGATGGATCAGTTTGATGCTTGGGAAGCGAATACACAGGCTAAAACTATTTTGACCAAGCTAGGAATTACAGATTTTGAAAAGAAGATACAGGAGCTTTCAGGTGGACAAAAGAAAAGGGTAGCTTTGGCGAAAGCGCTCATTTCACCAGCTGACCTATTACTGCTTGATGAGCCTACGAACCATTTAGATCATGAAACGATTGAATGGCTTGAGGGATATTTAAGTCAATATCCTGGTGCTCTGTTACTTGTTACCCATGATCGGTACTTTCTTAATCGTGTGACGAATCATATCTTCGAGTTAGATCATGGTGATCTGTATGTCTACGAAGGGAATTATGAGGTGTTTTTGGAGAAAAAGGCTGAGCGTGAGGATAGGGAGGCTGCTTCCGAAAGTAAGCGTCAAAATCTGTTAAGACGAGAGCTTGCTTGGCTAAAACGAGGGGCAAAGGCCAGAACGACTAAGCAAAAAGCGCGTATACAGCGAGCGGAGCAGCTCCAAGAGCAGAAGGGTAAGGAGATCAACGATCCTGTAGAGATGAATATTGGCTCAGCTCGTTTAGGTAAAAAAGTACTTGAGCTTAAAGAAATAGGTGTTTCATTTGCAGGTAAACCACTATTTACTCCATTCAGCTATCTTGTGACTCCTAAGCAACGACTAGGGATTGTGGGGCCAAATGGGAGTGGTAAAACAACGCTCTTAAACATAATGGCAGGTCGGATAGAAACGGATGAAGGACAACTCGATGTTGGTGAAACGGTTAAAATCGGCTATTATACACAGGAAAATGTGGAGATGGATGAAAGTCTAAGGGTTATTGAGTACGTCCGTGAGGTAGCTGAGGTGATTCATACAGCTGACGGTGTAGCTGTTTCTGCTGAACAAATGCTTGAGCGATTTTTGTTCCCTCGTCCATCACAATGGAACTATATACAAAGGCTTTCTGGTGGTGAGAAAAGACGATTATATTTGTTGCAGGTCTTGATGCAGCAGCCTAATGTACTCTTTTTAGATGAGCCGACCAATGATTTAGATATACAAACTCTGTCTGTCCTAGAGGATTATTTAGAGCAATTTTCTGGAGTTGTGATTACTGTTTCACATGATCGGTATTTCCTAGATCGCGTTGTAGATGAGCTGATTACATTTGAAAAGGATACTCATGGGCAAAATTCCTTACACTCTTTTATGGGGAGTTATTCTGAGTATCTGGAAGCTAGTAAAGAGAGGAAAGAGCTACTTGAGGCTGATCGACGGGAATTAAAGAAGCAGACTCAGAAGGTAGAGTATGAGCAGGCTCCACCTGTAAAGCTTAAGCTAAGCTTTAAGGAACAGAAAGAATGGGATCAAATTGAAAGTGTTATTACTGAGTTAGAGCAAAGGCTGGAGCAGCTTGAACAGGAAATTATCCAAGCTGGAAGTGATAGCATGAAGGTGAACGAGCTTTATGAGGAGCAGACTAAAGTAACAGAGGAGCTAGAGCAAGCTATGGAGAGATGGACAGAGCTTTCCATGCTAATCGAGGAAATAGAAAAGAGAAAGACGCGTTAA
- a CDS encoding DMT family transporter, producing MSIESSDNQVDRDQKRSAAERFFTHPLGIVCAASGATLLWGSAFPMIKLSYDQLNIGSTDIFHQLLFAGYRFFLASLLIIGFMLLLRKKLSWQKNNGRTLLIIALFQTFLQYVFFYIGLGFSTGVQGSIIAGTTSFFQIIIAHFMYKNDYLSVRKVMGMLIGFMGVILVSSTGGTIKLAIGLGEILLLFAMFAGAMGNILAKNAAQKLDIFYMTCVQMLIGSTGLIAIGASQVGLFPFSFDWTSGLILFYLAFLSAAGFVLWNTVMKYNKVGSISTYLFLIPVFGVFLSSLLLNERMHGYVLISLFLVILGIIIVNRKEKEISIKS from the coding sequence ATGTCTATAGAATCTAGTGATAATCAAGTAGATCGCGATCAAAAGCGTTCTGCTGCAGAACGTTTTTTTACTCACCCTCTAGGAATTGTATGTGCAGCTTCAGGAGCAACCTTACTTTGGGGTAGTGCTTTTCCGATGATAAAACTGAGCTATGACCAGTTAAATATCGGCTCTACGGATATCTTTCATCAGCTTTTATTTGCCGGATATCGCTTTTTCTTAGCTTCTCTGTTGATTATTGGATTTATGCTTTTGCTGCGGAAAAAATTGTCATGGCAGAAAAACAATGGTCGTACCTTACTTATTATTGCTCTGTTCCAAACCTTTTTGCAATACGTGTTTTTCTATATTGGACTAGGGTTCAGCACAGGGGTACAAGGCTCTATTATAGCGGGAACGACCTCTTTTTTTCAAATCATTATTGCTCATTTTATGTATAAAAACGATTACCTTTCTGTTCGTAAGGTGATGGGTATGCTTATTGGCTTTATGGGAGTCATTCTAGTCTCCTCAACTGGTGGTACAATTAAGTTAGCGATAGGTCTAGGTGAAATTCTTCTATTGTTTGCTATGTTTGCTGGAGCCATGGGAAATATACTAGCTAAAAATGCTGCGCAAAAACTAGATATCTTTTATATGACCTGTGTGCAAATGCTCATAGGTTCAACAGGTCTTATTGCCATAGGAGCTTCTCAGGTAGGACTTTTTCCTTTTTCGTTTGATTGGACATCTGGCTTAATCTTATTCTATCTAGCCTTTCTTTCAGCAGCAGGCTTTGTTTTATGGAACACTGTGATGAAATACAATAAGGTCGGCTCCATATCGACATATCTATTTTTAATTCCTGTTTTTGGTGTGTTTCTCTCGTCTCTGCTATTGAATGAGAGAATGCATGGTTATGTCCTAATTTCCTTGTTCTTAGTTATTTTGGGAATTATTATTGTGAATAGAAAAGAAAAAGAAATATCCATAAAATCATAA